The following DNA comes from Treponema sp. J25.
TGGTATATGGACAGGGTCGTCTCTGTCTGGCAGGGAAAGGGCTTATGCCCCTGGCGTCTTATCTGGTTCCCTATATGGAAAAAACTAGCGAGGCGGATAAACAATTAGCATCGATGTTTGAAAGGGTTTTAGAATTCCCCGAGATAAAAAGCCTTTCTATCGCCAATCCAGAGGTTTCGCCGTATGGAAAGCTTTCTGTGGCGGTGATGCGCCAAACGGGAATGGACTTTACCGGTGATACCCTGCGAAGTTCCTCGGGTAGAAGCATAAAACTGGTTACTGCCGCTTCTATCAGCCAGGTTCGGCAGTATGTTCTGGAAGGAATAGTAGATGCGGGCTTCGTTAGCTATAGCATGATAAAGACTTCCTCGGGATTTTCTAATCCTTCGGCCCAATCCTCTGTATCGGAGGGTATTCCCTGGATTATGGTTCCCCCTGGGCTTGCACCGCCGGTTAATCAGGGCCTGGTGCTTCTTTCTAACAAAGAGGCGGCCCTTCGATGGAAGGAGTTTCTCGCTTCTTCTCGGGCCCGGGAGATTCTAGAGGAAGGAGGGTATATCGTACCATGAAATTCGATTTTGTTCCCCTCTGGGTTAGTTTGCGCCTGGGCTTATTGGTAACGATTCTTGCCTTTCTTACCATGACGCCCCTGGCGTGGTATACGGTCCGCAAGGATACCCCCCTTCGTCGGTTCCTTGAATCTTTGTTGGTTATCCCCCTGAGCTTACCCCCCACGGTTCTCGGTTTTTATATCCTTTTATGCTGGTCTCCTCGTTTTTTCCCGGGGAAAGCCCTTGGAGCTATGGGTTTCTCGTTACCGTTCACCTTTCTGGGACTTGTCGTAGCCTGTACCATTGCCCATGGTCCCCATATGTATCAATCCTTGCGAACCAGTTTTGCCAGGATAGAAGGGGACCTGTGGAATGCCAGCCTTTTGCTGGGGAAAGGTCCGGTGGAAACGTTTTTTCGGATTGTACTTCCCCTTTCTCGTCGGGGGATAATCTCTGGCGTTTTAACCACCTTTCTGCATACCCTGGGAGATTTTGGTCTTGTGTTAATGATTGGGGGAAGTATCCCCGCAGAAACGAGAACCATTTCTATCGCTCTGTATGAGCAAGTTGAAAAGATGAATTATGCGGTGGCCCACCGGTACGCAGCCGTTTTAATTGGTATTAGTTTCCTGGGAGTGTATGTGCTTAGTAAACTTCAGAAG
Coding sequences within:
- the modA gene encoding molybdate ABC transporter substrate-binding protein, with translation MMRAFRYFARGRRYGNSAIGSWFVRLLVGILVVTGCRGQAGNTSKKLQSELVLAAAPVLQGVLEKLIAEYTAQHPTVNVQVRYGPSGVLVNQIKEGAPCDVFMAADMDSCTALINEGIAKGPVVVYGQGRLCLAGKGLMPLASYLVPYMEKTSEADKQLASMFERVLEFPEIKSLSIANPEVSPYGKLSVAVMRQTGMDFTGDTLRSSSGRSIKLVTAASISQVRQYVLEGIVDAGFVSYSMIKTSSGFSNPSAQSSVSEGIPWIMVPPGLAPPVNQGLVLLSNKEAALRWKEFLASSRAREILEEGGYIVP
- a CDS encoding molybdenum ABC transporter permease, with product MKFDFVPLWVSLRLGLLVTILAFLTMTPLAWYTVRKDTPLRRFLESLLVIPLSLPPTVLGFYILLCWSPRFFPGKALGAMGFSLPFTFLGLVVACTIAHGPHMYQSLRTSFARIEGDLWNASLLLGKGPVETFFRIVLPLSRRGIISGVLTTFLHTLGDFGLVLMIGGSIPAETRTISIALYEQVEKMNYAVAHRYAAVLIGISFLGVYVLSKLQKES